One Lentibacillus cibarius DNA window includes the following coding sequences:
- a CDS encoding thioredoxin family protein produces the protein MKQKMFIILGIIIVLFIALYFVVDLKNEQAIGDKDNPYGKDRLDQATIDQLDNPNYQNQIIPDDLDEKLENGEDMFIYFYHPECPHCQKLTPRLVPLAQEMGVDMKKVNLLEFENAWDTYGIESTPTLVYYENGEEVERVNGAQPNELFRDFFNEYVVNSKGSDEGAS, from the coding sequence GTGAAACAGAAAATGTTTATCATATTAGGAATCATTATCGTCCTTTTTATCGCACTTTACTTTGTTGTGGATTTAAAAAATGAGCAAGCGATTGGCGACAAGGACAATCCTTATGGGAAAGATAGGTTGGATCAGGCGACGATTGATCAGTTGGATAATCCGAACTATCAGAATCAGATTATACCGGATGATTTAGACGAAAAGCTAGAAAATGGTGAGGATATGTTCATTTATTTTTATCATCCTGAATGCCCGCACTGTCAGAAGTTGACACCGCGATTAGTACCGCTGGCGCAAGAAATGGGTGTCGATATGAAAAAAGTAAACCTACTAGAATTCGAGAATGCGTGGGATACGTACGGAATTGAAAGCACCCCGACCCTTGTCTATTATGAAAATGGGGAAGAAGTGGAGCGTGTCAATGGCGCACAACCGAACGAATTGTTTCGGGACTTTTTCAATGAGTATGTTGTAAATTCAAAAGGAAGTGACGAAGGAGCAAGCTAG
- a CDS encoding antibiotic biosynthesis monooxygenase family protein, with the protein MNAYMTNGTFEFLKKLPKQHPDISFYFMKESASTLVYYEGKGKNVFASGRAYDIVIDNGDLQVNGFVVMNNIPVADEGKATFEDKFKQRQQDVETMPGFQAFRLLRPKNGNTYVVLTQWASENDFENWKNSNQFKQAHKGGDAKPPAYFLDRPFITSYHMVEVE; encoded by the coding sequence ATGAATGCTTATATGACGAATGGGACATTTGAATTCTTAAAAAAGCTTCCCAAGCAGCATCCTGATATCAGCTTTTACTTTATGAAGGAAAGTGCGAGCACGTTAGTGTACTACGAAGGGAAAGGAAAAAACGTATTTGCTTCCGGAAGGGCTTACGACATCGTCATTGATAATGGTGATTTGCAAGTTAACGGTTTCGTTGTCATGAATAATATCCCAGTTGCCGATGAAGGCAAGGCAACGTTTGAGGATAAATTCAAGCAACGGCAACAAGACGTAGAAACAATGCCTGGGTTTCAGGCATTCCGTCTACTGCGGCCGAAGAACGGAAATACGTATGTCGTTTTGACGCAATGGGCATCAGAGAATGACTTCGAAAACTGGAAGAACTCAAATCAATTCAAACAAGCTCATAAGGGCGGTGACGCGAAACCACCGGCATACTTTTTAGACAGACCATTTATAACGAGCTACCATATGGTTGAAGTCGAGTAG
- a CDS encoding transglycosylase domain-containing protein codes for MKRLKWLLLSFVFLVLLGIIGYAAILFGGNFVVDEEDLIPDATTTFETREGEVIGKLYNENRIPVTMDDIPEYVQKAFIAIEDRRFYDHGGIDFRSVVRAVYRDIIAMDKVEGASTITQQLAKNLFLDNDKTWMRKTKEAMAAIHLERNLSKDDILELYLNEIYFGEGVYGVEAASRKFFNKSASELTLSEGALLAGLAKAPNGYSPIRHPDKAETRRNVVLKAMVDTGNISTEESVQAQGKTLGLDVQEYEPKPWAASFLDLAVKEAADKYHVSMKELRRGGYRIVITVEPEAQQIAYRKFQNKNYFPGNTDGVEGAFVMLEQQSGEIAAAIGGRDYKFGDMNRVTVKRQPGSAIKPLAVYGPAMMKEAYQPYTMIQDKKQAIDGYTATNYDGQYAGSVSIYQALVESKNAPAVWLLNEISVPYAKDYLDQLGMPIKDKGLAIALGGLSKGVTPLQMATSYRVFASNGERIDAYAIEQILNRDGEVMHEANPNTDSVFSPQVAWNITSILATTVKDGTASAGNFPKALAGKTGSTKHPHVKDAVKDAWFAGFTPEYVSAMWMGYDQSDEHHYLTEGSAAPTRLTKAILTEMDKHKSLTAAFKQPENVAALPEPIELPTKITLQGDYSFGGIPLLKGTLKWTEANDERIVYHIYREEKGEDKQIGEVEDGNMFTIKRLPFFASSRYYVVPFNPLTNTEGKKSNTVELSL; via the coding sequence ATGAAACGATTAAAATGGCTTTTGCTTTCATTCGTGTTTCTTGTTCTTCTTGGAATAATTGGATATGCTGCTATATTGTTCGGCGGCAATTTTGTGGTTGATGAGGAGGACTTGATCCCCGATGCCACCACAACGTTTGAGACACGTGAAGGGGAAGTCATTGGAAAACTGTATAATGAAAACAGAATACCGGTCACAATGGATGACATACCCGAATATGTACAGAAGGCGTTCATCGCGATTGAGGACAGGCGTTTCTATGACCATGGAGGGATTGATTTTCGGTCGGTTGTCAGGGCTGTTTATCGTGATATCATCGCGATGGATAAAGTGGAAGGCGCAAGCACGATTACACAGCAGCTGGCTAAAAATTTGTTCCTTGACAATGATAAAACGTGGATGCGTAAAACCAAAGAAGCGATGGCTGCCATTCATTTAGAACGCAATTTATCTAAAGATGACATATTGGAATTATACTTAAATGAAATATATTTCGGGGAAGGTGTATACGGTGTTGAAGCTGCGTCCCGAAAATTTTTCAATAAGTCGGCAAGCGAATTGACCCTGTCAGAGGGAGCACTGTTGGCAGGTCTTGCGAAAGCACCGAATGGGTACTCGCCGATTAGACATCCAGATAAGGCTGAAACACGAAGAAACGTTGTGCTCAAGGCAATGGTGGATACCGGGAATATTTCGACAGAAGAATCTGTCCAGGCGCAAGGTAAAACACTTGGCCTGGACGTGCAGGAATATGAACCGAAACCGTGGGCAGCCAGCTTCCTTGATCTTGCTGTGAAGGAAGCAGCTGACAAATATCATGTATCCATGAAAGAACTGCGGCGCGGCGGCTATCGGATTGTTATCACTGTCGAACCGGAAGCCCAGCAGATAGCCTATCGTAAATTTCAGAACAAAAATTATTTCCCCGGGAACACGGATGGTGTAGAAGGTGCTTTTGTCATGCTTGAGCAGCAGTCGGGAGAAATTGCCGCAGCTATCGGAGGCAGAGATTATAAGTTCGGTGATATGAACCGTGTAACCGTTAAACGCCAACCGGGATCGGCAATCAAGCCACTTGCCGTGTACGGACCTGCCATGATGAAAGAAGCCTATCAGCCGTACACAATGATCCAAGATAAAAAGCAGGCAATCGATGGCTATACAGCGACAAATTATGACGGGCAGTATGCTGGATCTGTTTCCATTTATCAAGCGCTTGTGGAATCGAAAAATGCTCCCGCTGTCTGGCTTTTGAACGAAATCAGCGTTCCATATGCAAAAGACTATTTAGATCAGCTCGGGATGCCCATTAAAGATAAAGGACTGGCTATTGCGCTGGGCGGACTGTCTAAAGGGGTGACCCCGCTGCAAATGGCAACAAGCTACAGGGTATTTGCCAGCAACGGTGAAAGGATTGATGCGTATGCTATTGAGCAGATTCTGAATCGGGATGGTGAAGTTATGCATGAGGCTAATCCGAATACCGATAGTGTTTTCAGCCCGCAAGTAGCGTGGAATATAACAAGTATATTAGCAACTACCGTAAAGGATGGAACGGCAAGTGCCGGCAATTTTCCGAAAGCATTGGCGGGTAAAACCGGCTCAACGAAACATCCACATGTTAAGGATGCGGTGAAAGATGCTTGGTTTGCCGGTTTCACACCGGAATACGTTAGTGCCATGTGGATGGGGTATGACCAATCGGATGAACATCATTACTTAACAGAAGGCAGTGCGGCGCCGACCCGCCTGACAAAAGCTATTTTAACAGAAATGGATAAACACAAGTCTTTGACCGCAGCATTCAAACAGCCGGAAAATGTTGCGGCATTACCGGAGCCGATTGAATTGCCTACGAAAATAACACTGCAAGGCGATTATTCGTTTGGTGGTATCCCCTTGCTGAAAGGTACACTTAAATGGACAGAAGCAAACGATGAGCGGATAGTCTATCATATCTATCGAGAAGAAAAAGGGGAAGATAAGCAGATTGGTGAGGTAGAAGACGGAAATATGTTTACGATTAAGCGTCTCCCATTCTTTGCCTCATCCCGGTATTATGTCGTACCATTTAATCCGTTGACGAATACAGAAGGGAAAAAGTCAAATACGGTGGAACTATCCCTTTGA
- the hemE gene encoding uroporphyrinogen decarboxylase, which yields MTTNINDTIIKAYKGEKTNYTPTWYMRQAGRSQKAYRELKEKYTLFEITHQPELCAYVTRLPVEHYGVDAAILYKDIMSPLPSLGVDVEIKKGIGPVIDNPIANFQDVERLGMINPERDVPYVLDTIRLLTKEQLNVPLIGFSGAPFTLASYMIEGGPSKNYSKTKALMYSQPDVWFALMDKLAEMTIAYVKAQIDAGASAIQIFDSWVGALSAADYRYYIKPIMNRIFSALRAKQVPLIVFGVGARHLLLEWNDLPVDVIGLDWRTSITEARKMGVTKVLQGNLDPTVLLADWETIEAKTKTILDESMQDGNHVFNLGHGVTPDIKPETLQKLTKLIQAYSAR from the coding sequence GTGACAACGAACATTAATGACACAATTATTAAAGCCTATAAAGGTGAAAAAACAAATTATACACCTACCTGGTATATGCGTCAGGCAGGTCGGTCGCAAAAAGCGTACCGTGAGTTGAAGGAAAAATACACGTTGTTTGAAATTACGCACCAGCCGGAACTCTGTGCGTACGTAACCCGCTTACCTGTTGAGCATTACGGGGTGGATGCGGCGATTCTGTATAAGGATATTATGTCTCCGTTGCCGTCACTTGGTGTGGATGTCGAAATTAAAAAAGGTATCGGTCCGGTGATTGATAACCCGATTGCAAACTTCCAGGATGTCGAACGGCTCGGCATGATTAATCCTGAACGAGATGTGCCGTACGTGCTCGATACAATTCGGTTGCTGACCAAGGAGCAATTGAACGTACCACTTATTGGTTTCAGTGGTGCACCATTTACACTGGCCAGCTACATGATTGAAGGCGGTCCGTCCAAAAATTACAGCAAAACAAAAGCATTGATGTACAGTCAGCCGGATGTCTGGTTTGCCCTTATGGATAAGCTGGCAGAAATGACGATTGCCTATGTGAAGGCACAAATTGATGCCGGTGCCAGCGCTATTCAAATTTTTGATTCGTGGGTTGGTGCATTGAGTGCTGCGGACTATCGTTACTACATTAAACCAATCATGAATCGTATTTTCTCAGCATTGCGTGCAAAACAGGTGCCGCTGATTGTATTTGGTGTCGGGGCACGGCACTTGCTGCTGGAGTGGAATGACCTTCCAGTAGATGTGATCGGTCTGGACTGGCGTACATCTATTACTGAAGCACGGAAGATGGGTGTAACGAAAGTACTGCAAGGAAATCTCGATCCGACCGTACTGCTTGCTGATTGGGAAACGATTGAGGCAAAGACCAAGACAATTTTGGATGAAAGCATGCAGGACGGAAATCATGTATTTAACCTCGGCCACGGTGTCACTCCGGATATCAAGCCGGAAACACTGCAAAAGTTGACAAAGCTTATCCAAGCGTACTCAGCGCGATAA
- the hemH gene encoding ferrochelatase, with protein sequence MGKKKLGLLVMAYGTPYKEEDIEPYYTDIRHGRKPSEEQLQDLKDRYKAIGGISPLARITEEQTKALEAKLNAMQDEIEFKAYIGLKHIHPFIEDAIQQMAQDGIEEAVSIVLAPHYSTFSVKSYNKRANDTAETHGISIESVESWYDEPGFIKYWADQISGIYENMSAEEREKAVLVVSAHSLPEKILQDGDPYPEQLKETARLISEQTGIQNYAIGWQSEGNTPDPWLGPDVQDLTRELYEQKGYESFVYAPVGFISDHLEVLYDNDYECKVVCDELGVNYHRPEMPNTHPQFIATLADVVMKKVKREVQ encoded by the coding sequence ATGGGAAAGAAGAAATTAGGGCTCTTAGTCATGGCCTATGGGACGCCGTATAAGGAGGAGGATATTGAACCATATTATACGGATATTCGCCACGGAAGAAAGCCGTCGGAAGAGCAGCTGCAGGATTTAAAAGACCGTTATAAAGCAATCGGTGGCATTTCACCATTAGCCAGAATTACCGAAGAACAAACGAAAGCGCTTGAAGCCAAGCTGAATGCCATGCAGGATGAAATTGAATTTAAGGCCTATATCGGGCTCAAGCACATCCATCCGTTTATTGAGGATGCCATACAGCAAATGGCACAAGACGGTATCGAGGAAGCGGTGTCGATTGTACTCGCTCCGCACTATTCCACGTTTAGTGTCAAATCGTATAACAAACGCGCCAATGACACCGCCGAAACACATGGGATCTCCATTGAGTCTGTTGAAAGCTGGTATGATGAGCCAGGCTTCATTAAGTACTGGGCCGACCAGATTAGCGGGATTTATGAAAATATGTCTGCAGAAGAACGGGAAAAAGCAGTTCTTGTCGTTTCCGCGCACAGCTTGCCGGAAAAGATTTTGCAAGACGGGGACCCATATCCAGAACAATTGAAGGAAACAGCTCGACTCATTTCCGAACAGACCGGTATTCAAAACTATGCGATTGGCTGGCAAAGTGAAGGCAATACGCCTGATCCATGGCTCGGACCGGATGTGCAGGATTTGACCCGTGAACTATACGAACAGAAAGGTTATGAATCATTTGTGTATGCACCGGTCGGTTTTATTTCCGATCATTTGGAAGTGTTGTATGACAATGATTACGAATGCAAAGTGGTTTGCGATGAGCTTGGTGTGAATTATCACCGCCCGGAAATGCCAAATACCCACCCGCAATTTATTGCAACCCTTGCCGATGTCGTAATGAAGAAAGTGAAGCGTGAAGTCCAATGA
- the hemY gene encoding protoporphyrinogen oxidase, which produces MSQKKKILIAGGGITGLTAAYYLQKEITEKDLPYEVKLVEAGNRLGGKIKTTRKNGFVIEQGPDSFLSRKQPAVKLTDELGLRDQLVRNGTGQSYILVNGKLHKMPKGSFMGVPRQVRPFLFSGLLSPAGKLRAGMDFVLPRGKQADQSLGGFFRRRFGNELVENLVEPLLSGIYAGNIDEMSIMATFPNFYQLEQEHRSLIKGLQSTMEKKPKQKKKGKTTDKKQGMFFSFKDGLETLVERLEECLGDIVECNAGVDHIEKKDHGYHVLLDNGDVYKADAVVMTTPHATLPKVFSQFDLFDEFQDIPSTSVANVAMAFDASAIKQDIDGTGFVVSRNSDYRITACTWTHKKWPNAAPDGKALVRCYVGRPDDQSVVDFSDEEITDIVLNDLNKTMNITQKPEFSVISRWKRAMPQYTVGHNERIANVRESMRMELPGVFLAGSSYEGVGIPDCIGQGEQAVANVLDFLQD; this is translated from the coding sequence ATGAGCCAGAAGAAAAAGATACTTATAGCAGGCGGTGGTATCACAGGATTGACTGCTGCCTATTACTTGCAAAAAGAAATAACTGAAAAAGATTTGCCGTATGAAGTGAAGCTGGTTGAAGCGGGTAACCGGCTCGGCGGTAAAATTAAAACAACTAGGAAAAATGGATTTGTGATTGAACAAGGACCAGATTCATTTTTATCGCGTAAGCAGCCTGCAGTAAAATTGACGGATGAACTTGGCCTTCGTGATCAGCTTGTACGAAATGGAACAGGACAGTCGTATATCCTCGTTAATGGTAAACTGCATAAGATGCCAAAGGGTTCGTTTATGGGGGTTCCTAGACAAGTCCGGCCGTTTTTATTCTCAGGATTGCTGTCTCCTGCCGGAAAATTGCGTGCTGGGATGGATTTCGTCCTGCCACGAGGAAAACAAGCTGACCAGTCATTAGGAGGCTTTTTCCGGCGCCGTTTTGGTAATGAATTAGTCGAAAATTTAGTTGAACCGCTTCTATCGGGTATTTACGCCGGTAATATTGATGAAATGAGCATTATGGCCACGTTCCCGAACTTCTACCAGCTCGAACAGGAACATCGCAGTCTGATTAAAGGACTCCAGTCCACGATGGAAAAAAAGCCGAAACAGAAGAAAAAAGGCAAAACAACCGACAAAAAACAGGGGATGTTTTTCTCGTTTAAAGACGGCCTTGAAACACTGGTCGAACGGCTTGAGGAGTGTCTGGGTGATATTGTCGAGTGCAATGCCGGGGTTGATCACATCGAGAAAAAGGATCATGGCTATCACGTACTACTGGATAACGGTGACGTGTATAAAGCCGATGCCGTTGTAATGACGACACCACATGCCACCTTGCCAAAAGTGTTCAGCCAATTTGATCTGTTTGATGAATTCCAAGATATTCCATCTACATCGGTTGCGAATGTGGCGATGGCCTTTGACGCATCAGCGATTAAGCAGGATATTGATGGAACCGGTTTTGTCGTCTCAAGAAACAGCGATTACCGGATTACAGCTTGTACCTGGACACATAAAAAATGGCCTAATGCTGCACCAGATGGAAAAGCCCTTGTCCGCTGTTATGTTGGCAGGCCTGATGACCAATCTGTGGTTGATTTCTCGGATGAAGAAATCACCGACATCGTGCTGAATGACTTAAATAAAACGATGAATATTACGCAAAAGCCGGAATTCAGTGTTATCAGCCGCTGGAAACGAGCGATGCCACAATACACTGTCGGCCATAACGAACGGATTGCTAACGTTCGTGAATCGATGCGCATGGAACTCCCTGGCGTATTTTTGGCAGGAAGTTCTTATGAAGGTGTCGGCATCCCGGACTGTATCGGTCAAGGGGAACAAGCAGTGGCAAACGTTCTGGACTTTTTGCAGGATTGA
- the pepF gene encoding oligoendopeptidase F: MVATTTKRKTRSEVPAEQTWDLTDLFASKEDWEKELKAIQANVSDVTQYKGRLTANAQNLLNGLQAYENFQKRLIRVSTYASLKSSADGSDPENQADSAKVASAMAAIGAKLAFVENELLQLTGEAIEHFISVEPALETYWKMLADILEKKPFTLAPEIEETLAALDEVHSAPYMIYERSKSSDMQFDAIKDSNGDELPMSAALYEDSYELSPDTEARRQAYDSFTKTLRQYQNTYAATYATEVTKQVTMARLRSYDSVTDMLLHPQQVTKDMYHNQLDVIQNELAPHMRRFAKLKQEKLGLDEMRFADLKAPLDPTFNPATTYEEATNTILEALQVMGPEYSDIMRQGIHNRWVDRADNVGKQTGAFCSPPYDVHPYILITWTDTMRGAFVLAHELGHAGHFYLAGKNQSLVNTSPSTYFIEAPSTMNELLLADHLLANTDDKRMKRWVISSLLGTYYHNFVTHLLEGEFQRRVYALAEEGTPLTAAVLNEQKKAALENFWGDAVTIDDGAGLTWMRQPHYYMGLYPYTYSAGLTVSTAMAKQIREEGQPAVDRWLSVLKAGGTLKPLDLAKKAGVDMSKPDAIKEAVAYVGQLVDELEKSYE; the protein is encoded by the coding sequence ATGGTGGCAACAACCACAAAGCGAAAAACACGTTCGGAAGTACCTGCTGAACAAACATGGGATTTAACTGACTTATTTGCATCCAAAGAGGACTGGGAAAAAGAATTGAAAGCTATCCAAGCAAACGTCAGTGATGTCACACAGTATAAAGGCAGACTGACAGCAAACGCCCAGAACCTGTTAAATGGACTGCAAGCATACGAAAACTTTCAAAAACGGCTGATTCGCGTATCGACGTATGCAAGCCTGAAATCCAGTGCGGACGGATCCGACCCCGAAAATCAGGCCGATTCTGCCAAAGTAGCATCAGCCATGGCCGCGATAGGCGCCAAATTGGCCTTTGTTGAAAATGAGCTGCTGCAATTAACGGGAGAAGCCATCGAGCACTTTATATCCGTAGAACCGGCACTCGAAACCTACTGGAAAATGCTTGCAGATATCCTTGAGAAAAAACCATTTACACTCGCTCCGGAAATCGAGGAAACGCTTGCCGCCCTTGACGAGGTACATAGCGCACCATATATGATTTACGAGCGGAGCAAATCATCAGACATGCAATTTGACGCTATCAAAGACAGTAATGGTGACGAACTGCCGATGTCTGCTGCACTTTATGAGGACAGCTATGAATTGTCTCCTGATACAGAAGCAAGGCGACAAGCATATGACTCCTTCACGAAAACGTTGCGTCAGTACCAGAACACGTATGCCGCAACCTATGCAACCGAAGTAACCAAACAAGTTACGATGGCACGTTTGCGCTCCTATGATTCGGTTACCGACATGCTGCTACACCCGCAACAGGTGACTAAGGACATGTACCATAATCAGCTTGATGTCATTCAAAACGAGCTTGCACCGCACATGCGCCGGTTTGCCAAACTAAAACAGGAAAAGCTCGGCCTCGATGAGATGCGTTTTGCCGATTTGAAAGCGCCACTTGATCCGACATTCAATCCGGCAACAACATACGAAGAAGCAACCAATACCATCCTTGAAGCACTTCAGGTGATGGGGCCGGAGTATAGCGACATTATGCGGCAAGGTATTCATAACCGCTGGGTTGACCGGGCAGACAACGTCGGAAAACAAACCGGTGCATTTTGCTCACCTCCATATGACGTTCATCCATATATACTAATCACATGGACAGATACCATGCGGGGTGCATTTGTTTTGGCGCATGAACTTGGGCATGCAGGACATTTTTATTTAGCCGGAAAAAATCAGTCACTTGTCAACACCAGCCCATCCACGTATTTCATCGAAGCACCGTCAACAATGAATGAATTGCTACTTGCTGATCATTTACTGGCAAACACGGATGATAAACGGATGAAACGCTGGGTCATTAGTTCGCTGCTTGGAACGTATTACCATAACTTTGTAACCCATTTGCTTGAGGGTGAGTTCCAGCGACGTGTATACGCCTTGGCTGAAGAAGGAACACCATTGACAGCAGCCGTTCTGAACGAACAGAAGAAGGCAGCACTGGAAAACTTCTGGGGTGACGCTGTAACCATCGATGACGGCGCCGGACTGACATGGATGCGGCAACCACATTATTATATGGGCCTTTATCCGTATACCTACTCAGCCGGGCTGACCGTTTCCACCGCAATGGCTAAACAAATCCGAGAAGAAGGTCAGCCTGCCGTGGATCGCTGGCTTTCAGTTCTCAAAGCCGGCGGAACGTTAAAGCCGCTCGACCTAGCTAAAAAAGCCGGCGTCGACATGTCCAAGCCAGACGCTATTAAAGAAGCTGTTGCTTATGTCGGACAGCTCGTTGATGAATTGGAAAAAAGCTATGAATAG
- the yhfH gene encoding protein YhfH, with amino-acid sequence MINVIEFFRNLPKKRCHKCGDIMYEKADCYGNLCDDCDHPAL; translated from the coding sequence ATGATTAACGTTATTGAGTTTTTCCGAAACCTGCCAAAGAAGAGATGCCACAAATGCGGTGATATCATGTATGAAAAGGCAGATTGCTACGGCAACTTGTGTGACGACTGTGACCATCCAGCTTTGTAA
- a CDS encoding MBL fold metallo-hydrolase, translating into MKLTIIGFWGGYPGPDGATSAYLLEKNGFTLLMDAGSGSLSKLQKRKHVMDLDAVILSHYHSDHIADIGVLQYARLVQSYLNGPVDTLPIYGHTEDKAGFNQLTHKCTKGVAYDPKSVLTIGPFSITFLKTNHPVPCFGMRITDGDATIVYTADTAFKEEWANFAKDADILITDCNFYADQDGAQAGHMTSEEGATIAAGANAGELLLSHLPQYRDNQDLVTEASAHFSGNIHLAREGFVWEKGHNF; encoded by the coding sequence TTGAAACTAACTATAATCGGCTTTTGGGGTGGTTATCCTGGCCCGGATGGCGCTACTTCGGCTTATTTACTCGAAAAAAATGGTTTCACACTGTTGATGGATGCCGGCAGTGGTTCATTGTCCAAATTGCAAAAAAGAAAACATGTGATGGATCTGGATGCAGTGATTTTGTCGCACTATCACAGTGATCATATTGCTGACATCGGTGTTTTACAGTACGCGCGACTGGTTCAATCATATCTTAATGGACCGGTTGATACGCTGCCGATATACGGCCATACAGAAGACAAGGCAGGTTTTAACCAATTAACCCATAAGTGTACAAAGGGTGTTGCGTATGATCCAAAGTCGGTATTGACGATCGGTCCTTTTTCCATCACGTTTCTGAAGACCAACCATCCGGTACCGTGCTTCGGGATGCGGATAACAGATGGAGATGCAACGATTGTTTATACCGCGGATACGGCATTTAAGGAAGAATGGGCGAATTTTGCCAAAGATGCTGATATTCTTATAACGGACTGCAATTTTTATGCGGATCAAGACGGTGCACAGGCAGGACACATGACAAGCGAAGAAGGCGCCACGATTGCAGCTGGAGCAAATGCCGGCGAACTATTGCTGAGTCATCTGCCGCAGTATAGGGACAATCAGGATTTAGTGACAGAAGCTAGTGCGCATTTCTCTGGGAACATTCATTTGGCACGGGAAGGTTTTGTTTGGGAAAAAGGCCATAATTTTTGA
- a CDS encoding lipoate--protein ligase, with protein sequence MKFIDNQGITDPMINLAIEEYILQNFGEKDTYLLFYINKPSIIVGRNQNSVEEINTDYVEENDIKVVRRLSGGGAVYHDEQNLNFSFITKDDGESFQDFAKFTQPVVDALNKLGVPAEMKGRNDLAVEGRKISGNAMFSTKGRMFSHGTLMLDSEIEHVVAALNVNKEKIESKGIKSIRSRVANISEYLDEKISMEAFKELILKYIFDVEDVKDVPRHELTEADWDEIYKISENRYQKWEWNFGKSPKFNVQASHKFDGGLVDVRLDVKNGMIENCTIYGDFFGLGDVSELEDKLTGIRHERKAIDEALADVDVSYYLGKISKEDFVGLLY encoded by the coding sequence ATGAAATTTATTGATAATCAGGGAATAACCGATCCAATGATTAACTTGGCGATTGAGGAGTATATTTTGCAAAATTTCGGTGAAAAGGATACATATTTACTGTTCTATATCAATAAACCGTCGATCATTGTTGGGCGGAATCAGAACAGTGTAGAAGAAATTAACACAGATTATGTTGAGGAAAATGACATCAAGGTTGTCCGTCGCCTATCTGGTGGTGGTGCGGTTTACCATGATGAACAGAACCTCAACTTCAGTTTTATTACAAAAGATGACGGGGAAAGTTTCCAGGATTTTGCTAAATTTACGCAGCCAGTTGTTGATGCGTTGAATAAATTAGGTGTACCCGCAGAAATGAAAGGCCGGAATGACCTTGCCGTTGAAGGGCGTAAAATCTCCGGGAATGCGATGTTTTCAACCAAGGGGCGCATGTTCAGCCACGGGACGCTAATGCTCGACTCGGAGATTGAGCATGTTGTAGCAGCATTAAATGTTAATAAAGAAAAAATTGAATCAAAAGGAATTAAGTCGATTCGCAGTCGTGTTGCCAACATTTCCGAATATCTTGATGAAAAAATTTCAATGGAAGCGTTTAAAGAACTGATTCTTAAATATATTTTCGATGTGGAAGATGTGAAGGATGTGCCGCGCCATGAATTGACCGAAGCGGATTGGGATGAAATCTACAAAATCTCGGAAAACCGCTATCAGAAGTGGGAATGGAACTTTGGTAAATCCCCGAAATTCAACGTACAGGCATCACATAAATTTGACGGGGGTCTTGTCGATGTGCGGCTCGACGTGAAAAACGGCATGATCGAAAACTGCACAATTTATGGGGACTTTTTCGGACTTGGTGACGTTAGTGAATTAGAAGACAAGCTGACCGGTATCCGTCATGAGCGCAAGGCAATTGACGAAGCGCTCGCCGATGTTGATGTTTCCTACTATCTTGGCAAAATTTCTAAAGAAGACTTCGTTGGCTTGCTTTATTAA